A single Roseinatronobacter monicus DNA region contains:
- a CDS encoding 3-hydroxyacyl-CoA dehydrogenase NAD-binding domain-containing protein: protein MDGELKDFLKASKLELGGAVAALGDGHWRYGVDDDKIGWLVLDRTDASVNTISDTVLRELERHIEQIEADPPRALVMRSAKSAGFAAGADIRALATMDADETEKLLKEGHALLHRLEGLSCPTIAAIHGAALGAGFELALACDYRIAITGASFGLPEVRLGLHPGLAGTVRLPELIGPLAAMEMMLTGKTAHTKRAKEIGIVDLIVEERHLRPAVLAIAHGKVAKHNRGVMAKAFDLSAARSLAAERMRRETQKKAPKEHYPAPYALIDNWAQHGNDRDLMQEAEITSFAKLLQTDTSKNLIRAFMLRQTLKQGGQAADKIANVHVIGAGIMGAEIAAWAAMQGKQVSVTDPDEAALGQMIKQATRICKDAHKDSLATRDTLDRLMPDPQGYGLRHADLVIEAGPENPETKASIFADLAKQMRAGAILATNTSSLQLAGLTDHVPDKARFAGLHFFNPVSKVPLVEVVSHKGTSADTRDRLMGFCTAIDRLPVAVADAPGFLVNRALMPYLLEALLLMDEGISKTQIDRAALDFGMPMGPVTLADQVGLDICLDVAESLNKSLDTPIAEIPSMLREKVEAGDLGRKTGRGFYDWSDGTPKPDSEDKISFNLTDRLILPMLNACAYCLREGVVGSVDELDAAMIFATGFAPFRGGPMHYAQARGHDALHACLKEFEKSHGARFAPDPYWSKDA from the coding sequence ATGGATGGCGAACTGAAAGACTTTCTAAAGGCGTCAAAGCTTGAACTGGGCGGCGCGGTCGCGGCGCTGGGCGACGGGCATTGGCGCTACGGCGTAGATGACGACAAGATTGGCTGGCTTGTGCTGGACCGCACCGATGCGTCGGTCAACACCATCTCGGACACCGTCCTGCGCGAGCTGGAGCGCCATATTGAGCAGATCGAGGCAGACCCGCCGCGCGCGCTGGTCATGCGGTCAGCCAAAAGCGCAGGCTTTGCCGCTGGGGCCGATATTCGCGCCCTTGCCACAATGGACGCAGACGAAACCGAAAAGCTGCTGAAGGAAGGGCACGCGCTGCTGCATCGATTGGAAGGGCTGTCATGTCCGACGATCGCCGCAATTCACGGGGCCGCATTGGGGGCCGGGTTTGAACTGGCGCTGGCCTGTGATTACCGCATTGCGATCACAGGCGCCTCTTTCGGGCTGCCGGAAGTGCGCCTTGGGCTGCATCCGGGGCTGGCGGGCACTGTGCGCCTGCCCGAATTGATCGGGCCACTTGCCGCGATGGAGATGATGCTGACCGGCAAGACCGCGCATACCAAACGCGCGAAAGAGATTGGCATTGTTGATCTGATTGTCGAAGAGCGCCATTTGCGCCCCGCCGTGCTGGCAATTGCGCATGGCAAGGTCGCCAAACACAATCGCGGTGTGATGGCCAAGGCATTTGATCTGTCTGCGGCGCGGTCGCTGGCGGCAGAGAGAATGCGCCGCGAAACACAAAAGAAAGCCCCGAAAGAGCATTATCCCGCCCCCTATGCGCTGATCGACAACTGGGCGCAGCACGGCAATGATCGGGACTTGATGCAAGAGGCTGAAATCACCTCTTTCGCCAAATTGCTGCAAACGGACACCAGCAAGAACCTGATCCGCGCCTTCATGCTGCGCCAGACCCTGAAACAAGGGGGGCAGGCGGCCGATAAAATCGCCAATGTGCATGTGATTGGCGCAGGTATCATGGGCGCGGAAATTGCCGCTTGGGCCGCGATGCAGGGCAAACAGGTGTCCGTCACTGACCCGGATGAAGCAGCATTGGGCCAGATGATCAAGCAGGCCACGCGCATCTGCAAGGACGCGCATAAGGACAGCCTTGCCACCCGTGACACGCTGGACCGGCTGATGCCGGACCCGCAGGGCTATGGCCTGCGCCACGCCGATCTGGTGATCGAGGCCGGACCAGAAAACCCCGAGACGAAAGCCAGCATCTTTGCTGATCTGGCCAAGCAGATGAGAGCAGGGGCCATTCTGGCCACCAACACATCCAGCCTGCAACTGGCCGGGCTGACCGACCATGTGCCCGACAAGGCCCGGTTTGCGGGGCTGCATTTCTTTAACCCCGTCAGCAAGGTGCCCTTGGTCGAGGTGGTCAGCCACAAGGGCACAAGTGCTGATACCCGCGACCGCCTGATGGGGTTTTGCACCGCGATCGACCGCTTGCCGGTGGCGGTCGCAGATGCGCCCGGTTTTCTGGTAAACCGCGCCCTGATGCCCTATCTGCTAGAGGCGCTTTTGCTGATGGATGAGGGCATCTCGAAAACGCAGATTGATCGCGCAGCGCTTGATTTCGGCATGCCGATGGGGCCTGTCACACTGGCAGATCAGGTCGGTCTGGACATCTGCCTTGATGTCGCCGAAAGCCTGAACAAATCGCTCGACACGCCAATTGCGGAAATACCGTCGATGCTGCGTGAAAAGGTTGAAGCGGGTGATCTGGGGCGCAAGACCGGGCGCGGCTTTTATGACTGGTCAGACGGCACGCCGAAACCAGACAGCGAAGATAAGATCAGCTTCAATCTGACGGATCGCCTGATCCTGCCGATGCTGAACGCCTGCGCGTATTGCTTGCGCGAGGGTGTGGTCGGCAGTGTTGACGAGCTGGACGCGGCGATGATTTTCGCCACTGGTTTCGCGCCATTCCGCGGCGGGCCGATGCACTATGCGCAAGCGCGTGGCCATGATGCCCTTCATGCGTGCCTGAAAGAGTTTGAGAAATCGCATGGTGCGCGCTTTGCCCCGGACCCTTACTGGAGCAAGGATGCCTGA
- the nthA gene encoding nitrile hydratase subunit alpha, which produces MPHDHSDHDNHLDPMEARVRALETILTQKGLVDPAAMDRIIETYSEDVGPKNGAQVVARAWDDPDFADWLARDATAAIEAMGFSGRQGEHMHAVFNTGSVHNLVVCTLCSCYPWPVLGLPPVWYKSPAYRSRAVYEPRAVLAEFGVTLPEGQQVRVWDSTAELRYLVIPERPAGSDGLSQAELAALVTRDSMIGAGLPQVPA; this is translated from the coding sequence ATGCCACATGACCACTCAGATCACGACAACCATCTTGATCCGATGGAGGCACGGGTGCGGGCCTTGGAAACCATCCTGACGCAAAAGGGGTTGGTGGACCCCGCCGCAATGGACAGGATCATCGAAACCTATTCCGAGGATGTCGGCCCGAAGAATGGCGCGCAGGTCGTGGCGCGGGCTTGGGATGATCCCGATTTCGCAGACTGGCTGGCGCGTGACGCCACAGCGGCGATCGAGGCGATGGGGTTTTCGGGGCGTCAGGGCGAACATATGCACGCGGTGTTCAACACCGGTTCCGTGCATAACCTTGTGGTTTGCACATTGTGCTCTTGCTACCCGTGGCCGGTCTTGGGCCTGCCGCCAGTATGGTATAAATCGCCCGCGTATCGGTCGCGTGCCGTCTACGAGCCGCGTGCTGTGCTGGCTGAATTTGGCGTCACCCTGCCCGAAGGCCAACAGGTGCGCGTCTGGGATTCAACCGCCGAATTGCGCTATCTTGTGATCCCTGAGCGGCCCGCTGGCAGCGACGGCCTGTCACAGGCAGAACTCGCCGCACTGGTCACGCGTGACAGCATGATCGGGGCGGGGT
- a CDS encoding acetyl-CoA hydrolase/transferase C-terminal domain-containing protein — MPETTEHFTSDDPVIDWILKTVGHDLRVALPLGLGKPVTLINALVRRACNDPSIRLEIFTALTLERPDPSSDMERRFLEPALDRLFGDYPQIEYARLLRAGKLPDNIRVTEFFLQAPNWVKVQAAQQSYVSANYTHALDVLLDQKPNLVLQLLARDGQNHSLSCNTDISSDLLRLRKQGAADFAFVGQVHADLPFMPGTGEIAQSECAALMTPDAPPHDLFSVVKQPVSLQDHAIGLHASRLIRDAGTLQIGIGQIGDAIAHALTLRHDDQIAPLWADCPFPRAERFNECGPFQSGLYSVTEMLVDGLLALFERGIIRREVDGAAIHAGFFLDSRDFYARLKALPLQERARIAMMPVSFTNSLLGDEEAKRAARPQARFINSAMMVTLLGAVVSDATEDGTVVSGVGGQFNFVHQAFALRDARAIITLPATRQGKSGLTSNIRWSYGHVTIPRHLRDIVVTEYGIADLRGKSDADTIAALLEVSDSRFQKELEDKAKAAGKLPDSYRLPDAARNNTPEALQTWLGPHRDDHLPSFPFGTDFTDIEQYLLPALGDLRRASARISTLLPLMRDGLRGEPARREQDALKRMALDQPDSLKARLSALALRGALRQHEGRV; from the coding sequence ATGCCTGAGACGACAGAGCATTTCACATCCGATGACCCCGTAATCGACTGGATACTTAAAACGGTCGGTCATGATCTGCGGGTGGCGCTGCCGCTGGGGCTTGGCAAGCCTGTCACGCTGATCAACGCATTGGTGCGCCGCGCGTGTAACGACCCGTCTATCCGGTTGGAGATATTCACTGCCCTGACGTTGGAGCGCCCTGACCCCTCGTCCGATATGGAGCGGCGCTTTTTGGAGCCTGCACTCGACCGGTTATTCGGCGACTACCCGCAGATCGAATATGCGCGGTTGCTGCGCGCGGGCAAATTGCCGGACAATATTCGCGTCACCGAATTTTTCCTGCAAGCGCCAAACTGGGTCAAAGTACAGGCCGCGCAGCAGAGTTATGTATCGGCCAATTACACACATGCGCTGGATGTGTTGCTGGACCAGAAGCCGAACCTTGTCCTGCAACTGCTGGCGCGCGACGGCCAGAACCACAGCCTGTCCTGCAACACCGATATCAGCAGCGATCTGTTGCGCTTGCGCAAGCAGGGGGCGGCTGACTTCGCCTTTGTGGGGCAGGTGCATGCGGATCTGCCCTTCATGCCCGGAACGGGTGAGATTGCGCAGTCCGAATGCGCGGCGCTGATGACGCCCGATGCGCCGCCCCATGATCTGTTTTCTGTCGTCAAACAGCCCGTCAGTTTGCAAGATCATGCGATTGGCCTGCATGCCTCGCGGTTGATCCGCGACGCCGGCACGCTGCAAATCGGCATTGGCCAGATTGGCGATGCGATTGCCCATGCCCTGACCCTGCGCCATGACGACCAGATCGCGCCGCTTTGGGCGGATTGTCCCTTTCCGCGCGCAGAGCGTTTCAACGAGTGTGGCCCGTTCCAGTCCGGCCTGTATAGCGTGACCGAGATGTTGGTGGATGGCCTGCTTGCCTTGTTCGAGCGCGGGATCATCCGGCGTGAGGTGGACGGGGCCGCGATCCATGCGGGTTTCTTTCTGGACAGCCGCGATTTCTATGCGCGGCTGAAAGCGCTGCCCCTGCAAGAGCGCGCGCGTATCGCTATGATGCCGGTCTCCTTTACCAATTCGCTGCTGGGGGATGAGGAGGCAAAACGCGCCGCACGGCCACAGGCGCGGTTCATCAATTCGGCAATGATGGTCACATTGCTTGGGGCCGTGGTTTCCGATGCGACCGAGGATGGCACGGTTGTCAGCGGCGTTGGCGGGCAGTTCAATTTTGTTCATCAAGCCTTTGCGCTGCGCGATGCCCGCGCGATCATCACGCTGCCCGCAACCCGGCAAGGTAAATCCGGGCTGACGTCCAACATTCGCTGGAGCTATGGCCATGTCACCATTCCGCGCCATTTGCGTGACATTGTGGTGACGGAATACGGCATTGCCGATCTGCGCGGCAAAAGCGACGCTGACACCATTGCAGCCCTGCTAGAGGTTTCCGACAGCCGCTTTCAGAAAGAACTTGAAGACAAGGCCAAAGCGGCGGGGAAATTGCCAGACTCCTACCGTTTGCCTGATGCCGCACGCAACAACACGCCAGAGGCGTTGCAGACATGGCTGGGCCCGCACCGCGACGACCATCTGCCAAGTTTTCCCTTCGGCACGGATTTCACGGATATAGAGCAGTATCTTTTGCCCGCCCTTGGCGATTTGCGCCGCGCCAGTGCGCGTATATCGACCCTTTTGCCGCTGATGCGCGACGGGCTACGCGGCGAACCCGCCCGCCGCGAGCAAGATGCGCTAAAGCGTATGGCGCTTGACCAGCCTGACAGCCTCAAGGCCCGTTTGTCCGCACTGGCCCTGCGGGGCGCGTTGCGACAGCACGAGGGCCGCGTGTGA
- a CDS encoding hydantoinase/carbamoylase family amidase yields the protein MQVNGERFLKDLHDLRVFGASGVGKGVVRPAYSPADIAAREWLVGRMRDAGLDVRFDPVGNLWGLAKGRSLLIGSHSDSQPEGGWLDGALGVVMGLELARAANEAGGPAISVVSFQDEEGRFGVTTGSAIWSGSLSLDHADTLTDSAGTSFADARAAMAHLAGEFVDPARFSGFVECHIEQGPWLDDAGQSIGVVTDIVGIRDMRITMEGEQNHAGTTPMHLRRDAFQALSAFNTALNDRLRNVVTPQSVWTIGHVNLHPGAHSIVPGKVVFSMQWRDGDAVRLKRMEDVIRDTACEVADTMGMEVSFGEMLGLEPVAMDRHLHKAIAQAAQDLVPEGWREMQSGALHDATNVASLMPAAMMFVPSINGISHAFSEDTNEADLLCGLNVLAAAVPDLAKSGAGSA from the coding sequence ATGCAGGTGAATGGTGAACGGTTCCTGAAGGATTTACACGATCTGCGCGTGTTCGGTGCCTCTGGCGTCGGCAAAGGCGTTGTGCGCCCCGCATATTCCCCTGCTGACATTGCCGCGCGCGAATGGCTGGTAGGCCGGATGCGTGATGCGGGCCTTGATGTCCGGTTTGATCCGGTTGGCAACCTGTGGGGGCTTGCCAAGGGGAGGTCGCTGTTGATCGGCTCTCACAGTGACAGCCAGCCCGAAGGCGGTTGGCTGGACGGCGCGCTCGGTGTCGTGATGGGGCTGGAGCTGGCGCGCGCGGCGAACGAAGCGGGCGGGCCTGCCATATCCGTCGTCAGTTTTCAGGATGAGGAGGGGCGCTTTGGTGTCACAACCGGAAGTGCAATCTGGTCCGGCAGTTTGTCACTGGACCATGCCGATACGCTGACCGACAGCGCGGGCACCAGCTTTGCGGATGCGCGCGCGGCGATGGCACATCTGGCCGGGGAGTTCGTCGATCCGGCGCGGTTCAGCGGCTTTGTCGAATGCCATATCGAGCAGGGGCCATGGCTGGACGATGCGGGACAATCCATCGGGGTTGTCACCGATATCGTGGGCATACGGGACATGCGCATCACGATGGAGGGCGAGCAAAACCATGCGGGCACAACGCCGATGCATTTGCGCCGCGATGCGTTTCAGGCGCTTTCGGCCTTCAATACCGCGCTGAATGACAGGCTGCGCAATGTGGTGACGCCGCAATCCGTATGGACCATCGGCCATGTCAACTTGCATCCGGGTGCGCATTCCATCGTGCCCGGCAAGGTGGTGTTCTCGATGCAGTGGCGGGACGGCGACGCTGTGCGCCTGAAGCGGATGGAGGACGTGATCCGCGACACGGCTTGTGAGGTGGCAGATACGATGGGGATGGAGGTGTCGTTTGGGGAAATGCTGGGGCTGGAACCTGTGGCGATGGACAGGCATTTGCACAAAGCCATCGCGCAGGCCGCGCAAGACCTTGTACCGGAGGGGTGGCGCGAGATGCAGTCAGGCGCCTTGCACGATGCCACCAATGTCGCGTCGCTGATGCCTGCCGCCATGATGTTCGTGCCCTCGATCAACGGGATCAGCCATGCCTTTTCCGAGGATACGAATGAAGCTGATTTGCTGTGCGGCCTGAACGTGCTGGCCGCCGCAGTGCCGGATCTGGCAAAATCGGGTGCCGGTTCTGCATAG
- a CDS encoding acetyl-CoA C-acetyltransferase translates to MTAREVFLVDGARTLFLKVRGKRGPFTPVDLAVQSGRPLLARQPFAPDAFDMVILGCVNVIADEMNPARVAALRLGMGDAMVAFTVQINCGSGMQSIDTAFRTIREGSGDLILAGGAEALSHAPLVLRDDAVDWLAGMQSASGPLATAQNAVQIRPRHLKPVVGLERGLTDPITDLSMGQTAEVLAHHFGITRAMADAYAVESHKRLAAAQHNGTLSTEVMPAFDKEGSVYKYDDGVRADSAVDKLGNLKPVFEKPYGQVTAGNSSQVTDGASWCILASGDAVKQHNLTPIARLVDSEWAALDPSVMGLGPVMSATPLLSRHGFGRDDIDLWEINEAFAAQVLACLAAWQDEDFCRDVLGLKDTFGMIPREQLNIHGGAISMGHPVGTSGNRIVLHLANALHATGGKRGVASECIGGGQGGAMILEAV, encoded by the coding sequence ATGACAGCCAGAGAGGTATTTTTGGTAGATGGCGCGCGCACACTGTTCCTGAAGGTGCGCGGCAAGCGCGGCCCGTTCACACCAGTCGATCTGGCGGTGCAATCAGGCCGCCCCTTGCTCGCGCGCCAGCCTTTCGCGCCGGATGCGTTCGACATGGTTATTCTGGGCTGTGTCAATGTCATCGCGGATGAGATGAACCCCGCCCGCGTGGCGGCATTACGGTTGGGCATGGGTGATGCAATGGTGGCCTTTACGGTCCAGATCAATTGCGGCTCTGGTATGCAATCCATTGATACGGCCTTTCGCACCATTCGAGAAGGGTCTGGCGATCTGATCCTTGCTGGCGGGGCCGAGGCGCTGAGCCATGCCCCATTGGTCTTGCGCGATGACGCTGTCGATTGGCTGGCCGGAATGCAAAGCGCGTCCGGCCCTTTGGCGACGGCACAGAACGCGGTGCAAATCCGGCCAAGGCACTTGAAACCCGTCGTCGGACTGGAACGCGGCTTGACCGACCCGATCACCGACCTGAGTATGGGACAGACCGCAGAGGTGCTGGCGCATCATTTCGGCATCACCCGCGCAATGGCAGATGCCTATGCGGTTGAAAGCCACAAGCGCCTTGCCGCCGCGCAACATAATGGCACCCTGTCGACCGAGGTGATGCCCGCTTTTGACAAAGAAGGCAGTGTTTACAAGTATGATGATGGTGTGCGCGCGGACAGTGCTGTTGACAAGCTGGGCAATCTGAAACCGGTTTTCGAGAAACCTTACGGACAGGTGACAGCGGGCAACTCCTCGCAGGTGACGGATGGCGCGTCATGGTGCATTCTGGCCTCTGGTGACGCGGTCAAGCAGCATAATCTGACGCCAATCGCCCGGCTGGTGGACAGCGAATGGGCCGCACTTGATCCGTCTGTCATGGGGCTGGGGCCGGTGATGTCGGCAACGCCGCTGCTGTCGCGTCATGGGTTTGGCCGCGACGACATAGATTTGTGGGAAATCAACGAAGCTTTTGCCGCACAAGTGCTGGCCTGCCTTGCGGCATGGCAGGACGAAGATTTCTGTCGTGATGTGCTGGGGCTGAAAGACACCTTTGGCATGATCCCGCGCGAGCAACTGAATATTCATGGCGGGGCCATTTCAATGGGCCACCCAGTTGGCACCAGTGGCAACCGCATTGTCCTGCATCTGGCCAATGCGCTGCACGCCACGGGCGGCAAGCGCGGTGTGGCCAGCGAATGTATTGGTGGCGGTCAGGGCGGCGCGATGATCCTGGAGGCAGTGTGA